The following coding sequences lie in one Spinacia oleracea cultivar Varoflay chromosome 1, BTI_SOV_V1, whole genome shotgun sequence genomic window:
- the LOC110781391 gene encoding uncharacterized protein, which translates to MLWNRVAWSSIGVRHHGDGLQPKYSSCNPSEAVNYLLADSAWFGHTLGDIFHPLSVRALVNIASAAAAAAGVLATTVIDYKLEAAAAVLAEVESSNSGSSQLKQEQNQASLKSVYFHQLLDFLEVLYLNCDYHRWIEIFCHDISVHIPHHISPKILSHAQNQNIYNYGETKKHKQIHSHFNLVFSSGKLHFIPFSYFDFRNLCTIVKLESRFNID; encoded by the exons ATGTTGTGGAATAGGGTGGCATGGAGCAGCATCGGGGTGCGACACCATGGAGATGGTTTGCAACCAAAGTACAGCTCATGTAATCCTTCTGAGGCCGTCAATTATCTGCTGGCCGACTCTGCCTGGTTCGGTCATACATTGGGTGACATCTTTCATCCCTTGAGCGTCCGAGCACTGGTGAACATAGcttcagcagcagcagcagcagcaggtgTTCTGGCAACAACAGTTATCGATTACAAGctagaagcagcagcagcagttcTGGCAGAAGTAGAAAGCAGCAATTCTGGCAGCAGCCAGTTGAAACAAGAACAAAACCAAGCCAGCCTAAAGAGTGTTTATTTTCACCAGTTGCTGGATTTTCTTGAAGTTCTCTACCTTAACTGTGACTATCACCGTTG GATAGAGATCTTCTGTCATGATATCAGTGTGCATATTCCTCATCATATCTCTCCTAAAATTCTAAGTCACgcacaaaatcaaaatatcTACAACTATGGCGAAACCAAGAAACACAAGCAGATCCACAGTCACTTTAATCTGGTCTTCTCATCTGGCAAGCTTCACTTCATCcctttttcttattttgattTTCGTAATTTGTGCACAATTGTCAAATTAGAATCTCGATTTAATATTGATTGA